A portion of the Trueperaceae bacterium genome contains these proteins:
- a CDS encoding CBS domain-containing protein, with protein MWVRDAMTPDPATVEADVPLLAAMERLRDGGFRRLPVVEAGRLVGLVTARDLSAATPGGRTPVSVYDLDDLLARTTVADVLPEALYVTTPDAPIERAAARMAQRKVSGLPVVDGERLVGILTIGDVLRAFVGMLGDREGGTRVVLDLPDRPGVLERVAGVAAPSNIVAVASSVVDPGRTRRVTVRVVGPDAAAYPDRLRAAGLEVRDARDEGAAPP; from the coding sequence ATGTGGGTCCGCGACGCGATGACGCCCGACCCGGCGACCGTCGAGGCCGACGTGCCGCTGCTCGCCGCGATGGAACGCCTTCGCGACGGTGGCTTTCGTCGCCTCCCGGTCGTCGAGGCGGGTCGCCTCGTCGGCCTCGTCACCGCCCGCGACCTGAGCGCCGCCACCCCCGGGGGGCGCACCCCCGTCTCGGTGTACGACCTCGACGACCTGTTGGCGCGCACCACCGTCGCGGACGTCCTGCCGGAGGCGTTGTACGTCACGACGCCCGACGCGCCGATCGAGCGGGCCGCGGCGCGCATGGCGCAGCGCAAGGTGTCGGGCCTTCCGGTCGTCGACGGCGAACGGCTGGTCGGCATCCTCACGATCGGGGACGTGCTCCGCGCCTTCGTCGGGATGCTGGGCGACCGCGAGGGCGGCACCCGCGTCGTGCTGGACCTGCCCGACCGGCCCGGCGTCCTGGAGCGCGTCGCGGGCGTCGCGGCGCCCTCGAACATCGTGGCGGTCGCGAGCTCGGTCGTGGATCCGGGGCGAACGCGACGCGTCACGGTCCGCGTGGTCGGCCCCGACGCCGCCGCCTACCCCGACCGCCTCCGCGCGGCCGGCCTCGAGGTGCGCGACGCGCGCGACGAGGGGGCGGCCCCCCCGTGA